ATCAGCGCATCGACCACTTTAACGGTGCCGTTGGTGGCGCTGGCCTCTTCGTCAGAGGTGATGAGAAATGCCAGACGGCCTTTATGCTGCGGATGCTGCGCGACAAAACGCTCGGCGGCGACGACCATCGCCGCCAGCGAACCTTTCATGTCTGCCGCGCCGCGGCCAAACAGCATGCCGTCGCGGATGGTCGGTTCAAAAGGCGGGTTGATCCAGCGGTCGGCATCGCCCGCTGGCACTACATCCGTATGGCCAGCGAAGGCCAGCGTTTCGCCTTGTCCGCGCCATGCCCAGAAGTTTTGCGTGTCGCCAAAATCCATCGGTTCAATGGTAAAACCGATCGCGCGCAGACGTTCAATCATCAGCGCCTGGCATCCTGCATCATTGGGACTCAGAGAAGGGCGACGAATAAGCTGCTGTGTCAGCTCAATAACCGGGCACGACATAAACTACACCTCGTTAATAAACGTCTCATAACTGGATTCATTGAAACCCAGCAGCATAGGCTTACCCGGCGCGCAGAGCAATGGGCGTTTGATAATTGCAGGCATTTCAAGCATCAACGCGATGGCAGCATCATCATTGGTGATGGTTGCACGGCGGGATTCATCCAACTGGCGCCAGGTGGTGCCACGGGTGTTTAACAGCGCTTGCCAGCCGAGTTCATCCACAAATGTACGCAGTAAATCTGCATGAATACCGTCTGCGCGGTAATCGTGGAAATGGTATTCCACCTGCTGCGCTTCGAGCCAGCGGCGCGCTTTTTTGATGGTGTCGCAGTTTTTGATGCCGTACATGGTGAACATGGTGAATCCTTTTGTCTCTTTTTTGGTTATTTGTGCAAGAAATTAGAATAACGGATTTTAATTTGCCTGTGATTGGTCTGATAAGCAAATGTCAGCGGATATAACCACTCTGTTCCAGTTTGAATAAACTTTCAGGTGTTGCGCATACCATGCCAGTGGTTAAAAAACGGAAACCATATTGTTGATAAAATCCTGTCTTTTCCGGTACGGAATAAATAAAGGTTTTACCGAACGGTAATAATGTTCTGACAATGTCACACATCAGTTGTTTTCCATAACCGCGTCCCTGCATTTCCGGTGCGACCACAATATCCGCAACATAGCTGGCCCATGTCAGATCGCTGATAGCACGCGCCGTGGCGACCAGCTCCCCGTTATGGTAGCCAAACCAGCAGAAGGTGCTGTTGTGCCAAGCCTGCTCGACCTGCAGCGGGTCGCGCTGATTAAGACCGCCTGCCGCAATCAGCGCCGTTAACGCCAGCCAGTCCACCGCTTCAATTGCTGATTTATCGAACAATGTGATCGTCATTTCATTTGGCCCTAAAGTTTTTATGGAATATTGCCGTTATTCACATTAAATGACATGACATCGGCTCATAGTTATCACAAGTATTAAAAGTACCCCGCTAATAGCGATTGAAGCAATTGATTAACGTCTCTTCAATGTTGTTACGGGTTTGAGTAGAATTGCCAGAATAATAAGAGAGGTAGTTATGATTGAACATGAACTGGGGAACTGGAAAGACTTTATCGAAGGCATGCTTCGTAAATAATTTCCTGACGAACGATTAAGCAGTGACGGCTTAATAAATAATAATGTGAACCGACACATGAAAAAGGCGACCAGCAGGTCGCCTTTTTGTTATGCAGAAATTACTGTGCGCGGGCTTTGAGCGGGAAACGGCGGCGCACCAGCACGAAGAACAGCGGTACGAAGAAAATCGCCAGCACGGTGGCGGAAATCATCCCGCCCATCACACCGGTACCCACCGCATGCTGGCTGCCGGAGCCCGCACCGGTGCTGGTTGCCATTGGCAGCACACCGAAAACGAACGCCAGCGAGGTCATCAGGATCGGCCTTAAACGCTGACGGCAGGCATGCAGCGTGGAGACCAGCAGATCTTCGCCTTTCGCATTCATATCATTGGCAAACTCAACAATGAGTATCGCGTTTTTCGCCGACAGACCTATTACTGTCAACAGCCCGACCTGGAAGTACACATCGTTTTCCAGCCCGCGCATCCAGGTTGCCAGCAACGCGCCAATCACGCCAAGCGGCACCACCAGCATCACCGAGAACGGCACCGACCAGCTCTCATACAGCGCCGCGAGGCACAGGAACACCACCAACAGGGAAACCGCATATAACGCTGGTGCCTGCGCACCAGAAAGGCGTTCCTGGTAGGACATAGCGGTCCACTCCAGACCAAAACCGGTAGGCAACTGGCTAACCAGTTTCTCCATCACATCCATCGCCGTACCGGTGCTGACGCCGGGGGCGGATTCGCCGACAATCTCCACTGCGGCATAACCGTTGTAGCGCTCAAGGCGCGGCGAGCCGGTTTCCCAGCGCGAGGTGGCAAACGCGGAGAACGGCACCATTCCACCGCTGCTATTTCGCACATACCAGAGGTTGATATCGTCCGGCAGCATGCGGTATTTCGCCGCCGCTTGTACGTAGACTTTTTTCACGCGACCGCGATCCATAAAGTCATTCACGTAGCTGGAACCCCAGGCGGTTTTCAGCGTGTTGTTAATATCATCAATCGACACGCCCAGCGCCTGCGCTTTGCGCTGGTCGATATCGATTTGTAGCTGGGCGCTGTCATCAAGACCGTTATGGCGAACGCGGGTCAGCGCCGGATCTTTCGCCGCCATCTCAATTAGGCGATCGCGGGCCGCCATCAGAGCGTCATGGCCTGCACCGGCGTGATCCTGCAATTCCATATCAAAACCGGCCGAACTCCCCATACCGCTAATAGCGGGCGGGCTGCTGGCGAAAACGCGGGCTTCACTGATGCGGCTAAAGGCTTTGGTGGCGCGTTCGATAATGGCAAACGCGCTACCGCTTTTCGGATCACGGGCTTCCCAGTCTTTCAGGCGGATAAACAAACGCGCCACGTTCTGCCCGTTACCACCGGGGCCGGAGCCGACGGTGGCAAACACTGATTCAACATTCGCTTTCTCGTGGGTGAAGAAATAGTCTTCGACTTTCTGCACCACTTTCAGCGTCTGCTGTTGTGTTGCACCACTCGGCAACTGCACGGAGGTGGTAAACATACCCCTGTCTTCCAGCGGCAGAAACGACGTTGGCAGACGCAGGAACAGCAGTACCATGCCGCCAATCAGCAACATATAGAGCAAAATCCAGCGCAGGCTGCGGTGCAGGATTTTACCGACGGCGGTTTCATAACGATCAGCATTGCGGTTGAAAATACGGTTAAAGGCGCCGAAAAAGCCTTTCTGCCCGTGTAGCTCACCTTTATGCAGCGGCTTGAGCAGCGTGGCGCACAGCGCCGGTGTGAGGATCATCGCCACCAGCACAGAAAGCACCATCGCCGAAACAATGGTGATAGAGAACTGGCGATAAATCGCGCCGGTGGTGCCGCCAAAGAACGCCATCGGCACAAATACCGCCGACAGCACCATCGCAATCCCCACCAGCGCGCCCTGGATTTGCCCCATCGATTTACGCGTCGCTTCCCTGGGCGACAGCCCTTCTTCGGTCATGATGCGTTCGACGTTTTCCACCACTACAATCGCATCATCCACCAGCAGACCGATGGCGAGCACCATGGCGAACATGGTCAGGGTGTTGATGCTGTAGCCAAATGCATAGAGCACGGCGAATGTGCCAAGCAGCACGACCGGCACGGCGATAGTGGGAATCAGCGTAGCGCGGAAATTTTGCAGGAACAGATACATCACCAGAAACACCAGCCCGATGGCTTCGAGCAGGGTTTTCACGACATCGATAATCGAGGCTTTAACAAACGAGGTGGTTTCGTAAGCGACTTTATATTCCAGACCGTGCGGGAAAAAAGGTGCCAGCTCGTTTAAGCGGTTAATCACCAGTTCTGCCGTCGCCATTTCGTTAGCGCCGGAGGCCAGTTTCACCCCCAGCCCGGACGCGGGGTTACCGTTAAAACGGCTCAGGTAGTCATATTTCTCTGCGCCCAGTTCCACCGTCGCCACGTCACCAAGACGCACTTCCGAACCGTCCTGATTCACGCGCAGCGTAATATTGCGAAACTGTTCCGGCGTTTGTAAAAGCGACTGCGCATTGATAGTGGCGTTTAACGCCTGGCGATCAACAGAAGGCGTTCCGCCAAGTTGCCCGACGGCTATTTGCGCGTTTTGCGACGAAATGGCGCTGGTGACGTCCGAAGCGGTGAGCTGGTAACTGTTGAGCTTCGCAGGATCGAGCCAGATACGCATTGAATATTGCGAACCGTAGGCGTCAATATCGCCAACGCCGTTTACTCGGCTAATCGGATCCTGAATATTACTCGCCACGTAGTCGGAGATATCTTGTTTATCCATCGAGCCGTCGGTGGAGACAAACGCGATGGTTAAAATGTTGGTATCACCGGTTTTGCGCACCGTGACGCCCTGGTTTTGCACCGCTTGCGGGAGTTTACGCATCGCCGATTGCAACTGGTTTTGTACTTGCTGCACGGCTTCGTCAGGATCGGTCCCGGCACTGAAATTGAGAGTCACCGTTGCCTGCCCGGTGGCACTGCTTTGCGAGGACATATACATTAAATTATCGAGTCCGGTCATATTCTGCTCGATAACCTGCGTCACGGTGTTTTCCAGCGTTTGCGCCGATGCGCCAGGGTAGTTAGCGGTAATGCGGACGTTAGGCGGGGCTAAATCGGGATATTGTTCGACGGGTAAAGAAATAATGGCAAGTGTCCCCGTAAGACAGATCAGGATCGCCAGCACCCACGCAAAAATGGGGCGATCAATAAAAAAATTCGCCATCAGAAATAAAACCTCATATTGCTGCGCATCGTTATAGTGACATTGCTTGCATCAATGTAGCGGCAATGCAGAAACCAATCGTGGAGAAAAAAAGGAGAAAATGTAAATTATCATGCCTGATTAAGGCATAACTATGCATAACCGTACTTAAGCAAAATTTCCTCCTGTACAAAATCATTTTACTTTAAATTCTTTACACTTATTGACGCTGCGCGCTGACCGGTAATGGAAAACGAAACTGCACCTGGGTGCCGCAGCCCGGCGGAGAGACGATTTGCAGCACACCGCCAAGACGCTCGGCGCGCTCGCGCATGATCGTCAAGCCGTAATGTCCGGCGGGCTCCTGTGTACTGTTCATACCGATGCCGTTATCACGAATGTAGACCGAATGCAGTCCGTCAGGATCGGTCACACAACTGACGGTGATTTCGCTGGCCTGCGCATGCTTAATCGCGTTGATGACCGCTTCGCGCACAATTTGTAAGACGTTCATTTGCTGTTGCGCATCCAGCGCCTGCGTGGGTAAACGGCAATCCAGATTCAGCTTCGCGCTGGTCTGGCTCTGCAATACATCCAGCGCTTCACTTAGCGCGGCGGGTAGCGAACTTTGCTGTAAAGAGAGGCGGAACGTGGTGAGCAGCTCACGCAACTGCTGCCAGGCATGATTCAGACCCCGTGAAAAGTCGTCGATGATCAGGTGTGCCGGGGCGTTATCGTCCGGCACGACGCGCTTAAGCAGCGCCAGTTGGATACGCAGATAAGAGAGCATCTGCGCCAGAGAATCGTGCAGTTCGCGGGCGATGGTCGCACGTTCTTCCATCAGCATTAGTTGCTGATAATGCTTCTGCGCCTGGTTGATATAGAGCCCGCGTCCAAGAATGGTGGCGATATTGCACATCAGCGGTGCGGAGAGAGGCTGTTGATGGCTTTGCCAGCGCAGCTCGCCCAGCACGTTCTCCTGCATATTTACCGGCAAGCTGTTCACCGGCAGCGTGGGATCGGCCTCACCTTGCTGGATGCGCCAGTTGTCATCGACAACCAGTTCCAGGAAGCAGGCTGCTTGATGGTCGTAGACGATCTGCAACACATGGTGCAGACAGAGAGCGTCAATCTGGCTGGTGTTAAGCGCCTGCGAGCACTGGTACATCACTTCCAGGCGGCTGTTGGCTTCATGCAGATCGCGGGTTTTTTCTGCTACTGATGTTTCAAGCGAGCGGTAGAGCTTAAACAGTTGCCCCGACATTTTGTCGAACGTTGAAGCCAGTAAACCCAGTTCGTTATCGAGTTTGTTATCGAGCGGCAGCAAGGAAAATTGCCCTTGCTGGATCCGCTGGCAGGTGGCGACCAGATTATTAAGCGGTTTGACGACCCGCAGGCGAATACGGCGCAGCGTAAAAAACACCAGCGTGAAAATCCCGGCAGCCCCCAGCAGCGAAATAGCGACTACCAGCATCATCTTGCGTTCGGCGTAGTGCTGGAGCGCCAGTACGAACAAATCAATTTGCCCGACATAAGCCTGGATATTTTGCTCGTACCATTGCTGGTCGCCCTGAATCAGATGTTTTTCCATCTGGCGCCAGTTTTCGTGCAATTGCCCATAACGTTGCTGCACTTCCTGCGGAACGTACCAGCGGTTCAGGGTTTGTAATACGGGGGAGTTCAGCGTCTGCTGATAAATCTGGCGGTGGGGTTGTAGTTCGGCGGTCTGTTTTTGCAGCTCGTAACCAAGACGGTAACTCTGCATACGCAGCGACCCGGCAATATTAATGGCCTCCGCGTCCCGTAGGCTGCTGGCAAGCGTGACGAGTGCCACTCCGGTGGAGAGCAGCGACAGTAAAACAAGAGAGAAAAAGGCTCTGGCCAGGCTTCCTGAAACAGGTTTTTTGACTATCACTGCAGCGCTTCCCAATCCTGATGTTACGTACAGGAAACATCGGCCTGAACGTCCATCGAATGAAATAATTTTTCAGAAATCCTGAAATAAATTGATCTGCTACAAGCTCGTGACAAATAGATAACCTTTCTGGGCAATTGAACATTGCCTGTGTCGTGCTGCCCCGGTAAATACAATGCTCATATAAAAAATAAGGTTTATTAAACCAGAAAAGAAGGGTGCCATGAATCGTTTTATTATGGCGAATAGCCAGCAATGTATAGGATGTCGTGCCTGCGAAGTCGCGTGTGTGATGGCGCACAATGACGAACAACATGTGTTAAGCGCCGCGCATTTTTACCCCCGGATCACCGTGGTCAAACATCAGCAGCACCGCAGTGCGGTGACCTGCCACCACTGTGAAGCTGCGCCCTGTGCCCGCAGTTGCCCGAATGGCGCAATCAGTCGTGTTGATGAGGCGATTCAGGTCAATCAGCAAAAATGTATTGGCTGTAAATCCTGCGTGGTGGCTTGCCCGTTTGGCACCATGCAAGTGCTGGTCACGCCAATTGGCGACGGGCTGGTAAAAGCCAGCGCGCACAAATGCGATCTCTGCCAGGGCAGGGCGAAGGGCCCGGCCTGCGCGCAGAATTGCCCGGCCGATGCGCTGCAACTGGTAAACAGCGACGCGCTGGCGGGGTTTGCGAAATCACGTCGTCTGCGTACCGCCAGCCAGGAGGCGCAGCCGTGGCACAGTGTCGCGGCGCTGACGCCCGCCTTTAACGACCGCAAAGTGCGGCAGATGCGCAAAACGCCGCCGCGCGGTGAGCCAGGTAAACTGCCACTGGCGGCGCGTAAAAACGGTTTTGATGAAATCTATCTGCCGTTTCGCGCCGATCAGGCCAGTCGTGAAGCGGAGCGCTGCCTGAAGTGCGGCGACCACAGCATTTGCGAATGGACCTGCCCGCTGCATAACCATATTCCGCAGTGGATCGAGCGGGTAAAAGAGGGCGACATTGCGGCTGCGGTCGAACTTTCGCATCAAACTAACTGCTTACCGGAGATCACCGGTCGCGTCTGCCCGCAAGACCGGCTGTGCGAGGGGGCATGTACGGTGCGCGATGAGTATGGCGCGGTCACTATCGGCAATATTGAGCGCTATATCTCCGATCAGGCGCTGGCACAGGGCTGGCGGCCCGATTTACAGCAGGTTGCGGCGGTGGATAAACGTATCGCGATTATCGGTGCTGGCCCGGCGGGCCTCGCCTGCGCTGACGTGCTCGCTCGCCACGGCGTGAGCGCCACGGTGTTCGATCGCCACCCGGAAATCGGCGGTTTGCTCACCTTTGGCATCCCCGCTTTTAAACTGGATAAATCGCTGCTGGCGCGCCGTCGTGAAATTTTCAGCGCGATGGGCATTCGCTTTGAACTCAATTGCGAAATCGGTAAAGACATCGCGCTGGAGAAGCTGCTCAGCGATTACGACGCGGTGTTTGTAGGTGTTGGCACCTACCGTTCAATGAAAGCCGGGTTGCCAAATGAAGACGCTCCGGGCGTTTACGATGCGCTGCCGTTCCTGATTGCTAACACCCGTCAGTTAATGGGGCTGCCGGATAGCGCCGACGAGCCGTTTATCAACACCGAGGGGCGCAATGTCGTGGTGCTTGGCGGCGGCGATACAGCAATGGACTGTGTTCGCACCGCACTGCGCCATGGCGCGCGCAAAGTGACCTGTGCCTACCGTCGCGACGAAGCCAATATGCCTGGCTCGAAAAAAGAGGTGAAAAATGCGCGGGATGAAGGGGCTGAGTTTGAGTTCAACGTTCAGCCAGTAAACCTCGAACTGGATAAGAGCGGCAAAGTCTGCGGTATTCGCTTACTGCGCACACAGCTCGGCGAGCCGGATGCCAAAGGCCGCCGCCGTCCGGTGCCGGTTGAAGGCAGTGAGTTTGTTATGCCTGCCGATGCGGTGATCATGGCGTTTGGTTTCAACCCGCATTCGATGCCGTGGCTGGAGCGCCACGGTGTGCGCGTTGATGACTGGGGGCGTATTGCCGCCAGTGTCGAAAGCCAGTATCGCTATCAGACCAGCAACCCCCAAATTTTTGCCGGCGGTGATGCGGTGCGCGGAGCCGATCTGGTGGTGACCGCGATGGCGGAGGGGCGCCACGCCGCGCAAGGCATGATGGACTGGTTGGGTGTCAAAGCACCAGGACAGCATTAAGGCGTTTGCCATAAAACAGGCTTCACGGCGTCACACTTCGCGGCGTAGTATTACGCAAAGTTGTTAGCGCTCTGGAGCCTGTATGTCGCTGAAAATTGAAGTTATCAAAGATAAAGTCCTCTCTGAAAATTATTTTGTCCTGCGCAATATCACCTACGATTTGACTCGTCAGGACGGTGAAGTGGTGCGTCATAAACGTGAAGTCTACGACCGGGGCAATGGTGCCACCATCCTGCTGTATAACCGTGAAAAACAGAGCGTGCTGCTGATCCGCCAGTTTCGGATCGCCACCTGGGTGAATGGCAACGTGGATGGTCGACTGATTGAAGCCTGCGCCGGGTTACTGGATAACGATGAGCCGGAAGTGTGCATTCGTAAGGAAGCCATTGAAGAGACGGGATACGAAGTTGGCGAGGTGCGCAAAGTATTTGAGTTATATATGTCGCCGGGCGGGGTCACGGAAATTGTCCACTTCTTTATTGCGGAATATAACGATGCACAGCGCGCAAATAACGGCGGCGGAGTGGAAGATGAAGATATCGAAGTGCTGGAACTGCCCTTCCGGCAGGCCTTAGCGATGGTCGCCAACGGTGAGATCCGTGATGGCAAGGCGGTGATTCTACTGCAATATCTGCAAACATCTGGTCTAATGGACTGAAATTAATAAGGTTATCAGCTCCGCTTTCAGATGAAGCTATCCGACAAATCCGATTGAGCAAGCCAACCGGGAAATAGAATATACGCAGGTTCTGCGTCTATTCTTCCGGGGTTGTGCCAACCATGCGTTACCGCAGCATTTTGACTTTGCTCTTCGGTCTTCTGGCCGCACCGTTGCTGTGTGCTGCGCCCGCGCAACAAACCTTTTCCGACTGGCAAGTCACCTGTAATAACCAGAACTTTTGCGTGGCACGCAACATTGGTGAGCATCAGGGGCTGGTAATGACGCTCGAGCGCAGTGCGGGTGCGCGTGCCGATGCCACGCTACGTATCGACTATGGCGGCATCGAGGCGCCGATTACTAAAGAACCACCGATTGCCGGGCGTTTACTGTTTGACGGTCAGCCACTGGCGTTGGCGAGCGATCGCTGGCAAACCGCTCCGTGGCATCTGGTGACGGATAACACCGATGCCATCACTTCGTTTTTAAAAAACATTCAGGAAGGCCAGTCGCTTACCCTGCAAGGCAGCAAGGGCGAGATTTCTTTGGTGGGATTAAAAGCGGCGCTGCTGTTTATTGATGCGCTGCAAAAACGCGTCGGCAGCGAGACGGCATGGATTAAAAAGGGCGATAGCCCGTCGTTAAGCGTTCCGCCCGCACCTGCGTTGAAAAAGGTCACCACGGCCAACGTTGCGCCAACCCCGCTGACGCATCAGGAACTGAACGATTTGCTGGATTACGGCACCTGGCGAATGAACAGCAGCCAGTGTTCGCTGGACCCAATGCGCCGGCAGGTGCGCGTGAGCGCGCTGACAGATGATAAAGCGTTGCTAGTGATCGACTGTGAAGCGGGTGCCTATAACATGGTCGAACGCGCGTGGCTGGTATCGCGGGAAAAACCGTTTGCCGCACGGCTGGTGCGCTTGTTGCTGCCTTTCACGCCGGATAACGGTAACGATGAAATGGAGCTGATGAACGCGGCGTTTGATGAGAAAACCCGCGAGCTGACCACACTTTCCAAAGGTCGCAGCCTGGCGGATTGCGGCGTGGCGAGTCGCTGGCGTTTTGACGGCCAGCGCTTTCGCCTGGTGCGTTACGCGCAGGAGCCCTCCTGCGATAGCTGGCACGGCCCCGATGCGTGGCCAACGCTGTGGGTGACGCGCTAACCCTTCGCTGACATAATCCCTTGCGGATATTTTTATCGGGAAGGGAATAATGAAACGCGTTTACCCACAATGGCTTGCGGCCTGCGTACTCTTTTTTGCCGTTCTGCCTGCCCAGGCTGAACTGACCTCAGCAGATAAACAGAGCATCGCCCAGCTTGTCGATGTCTGGAATAGCCACCTGAATGGCAATGCCAAGGCAACTGGCAGCGATCTCTATGCGGCTCAGGTCGAATGGTTTGGTCAGCGCCTTGCGCGCGACGAGGTACTGCGCCGCCAGCAAGCGTTCACCTCTCACTCACCGCACTATGCGCAGCGAATTATCACCACGCTTGATGTCGCCGAAGATGAGGCGGGCCAGGTTCAGGTCGAGTTTGTCAAACAAGCCGGGCTCGATGAAAAACAGGTAAAAAACTACCCGGCGCAGCTTACCTTCAGCAAACATCCTGAGGGTTGGCGCATTAGCGGCGAAACCGATTTGCTCACCCGCCTGAATCAAAAAGAGGCGTCGGTGCAGGGGCTTTTAACCAAAGGCAAGTTTGACGGCATTACCAAAGATGTCGTGTGGGTGAACGCGCGCGACCCCAAAACCGGCGGCAGTTGCGATGAAGAGGGCGACTGTGAATGTAATCTCTGGAGCAGCAACCCGGCTGTAAAACCCGCGGTGGTCCCGCAGTGCATTGGTGGCGGAGTGGAAACGCTGTCGCAACTCGATGATAGCGGGCGCGATCGGGTCGTTGTTTTCCCGCAATGGTGGACCAGCGCCTGGCGAGTGGTTTATGTATTTGATATCCAGCAAGGGCAATGGGCGAAAGCGCTGCCTTCGTTTCCCATCAACATCAATGTTCAGGAAGACGATGACGCCGCCACGCTGGTGAAACGCGATACGCAGCACAATGGCAATGTGCTGGTGAAAAAAGCGCTGTGGGATGAAAAGCAGGAAGATATCGTGACGCCGCAGGAGAGTGAGCCGTTGCTGGTGGTGAAATAAAAATGGCGCGCCAGTCGTATGCTGGCGCGCCCACGCTTATTTTTTCAGTACCGCTTTGGCTTTTGCCACCACGTTCTCGACCGTGAAGCCGAAATAGGGGAACAGCTTCTCGGCAGGTGCAGATTCACCATAACTGGTCATACCGACAATTGCCCCTTTCAGGCCAACATATTTGTACCAGTAATCGGCAATCCCGGCTTCGACTGCCACGCGCGCACTCACATCCGACGGCAGCACTGATTCGCGCCAGGCCTCATCCTGCGCGTCGAAAATATCGGTCGACGGCAGTGATACCACGCGCACCTTATGGCCTTCTTGAGTCAATTGCTCCGCCGCGTTGACGGTGATTTCCATCTCCGAGCCGGTAGCAATCAGGATCAGATCCGGCGTACCCTCGCAGTCTTTCAGGATATAACCGCCACGGCTGATGGCCTGCACCTGCTCCGGGGTTCGCTCAATTTGCGTGAGGTTCTGGCGCGAGAGGATCAACGCCGTCGGGCCATGATGTCGCTCGATCGCCAACTTCCAGCCGACCGCCGCTTCCACCTGATCGCACGGACGCCAGGTGCTGAAGTTTGGCGTTAAGCGCAGGCTGGCGAGTTGCTCTACCGCCTGGTGCGTTGGGCCGTCTTCCCCTAAGCCAATCGAATCGTGGGTGTAAACCATGATCTGCCGGGCTTTCATCAGCGCCGCCATACGTGCCGCGTTACGGGCATATTCAACGAACATCAAAAAGGTGGCGGTGTAAGGCACAAAACCGCCATGGTGCGCGATACCGTTGGCAATTGCCGTCATACCAAATTCGCGCACGCCGTAGTGAATGTAGTTCCCGGCCAGATCCTCTTTCAGCGATGTTGAACCCGACCAGATGGTAAGGTTACTGGGGGCGAGGTCAGCGGAGCCGCCAAGCAGCTCCGGCAGAATTGGCCCATAGCTGTTGAGCGTGTTCTGCGAGGCTTTACGGGTGGCGATTTTCGCCGGATTGGCCTGGAGTTTATTGATCCAGCCGGTGGTGGTTTTCTCCCAGCTTTCTGGCAGTTCGCCGCTCATACGGCGTGTAAACTCGGCCGCCAGATCCGGATATTCCCTGGCCCAGGCAGAAAATTTTTCATTCCATTCCTGCTGTTTTTTCGCGCCGCGCTCGCGGGCATCCCACGCCTGGTAAATCTCTTTCGGGATCTCGAAGGCCGGGTATTTCCAGCCGAGTTTCTGTCGGGTAAGCGCCACTTCTTCTTCACCGAGCGCCGCGCCGTGCGACTCCTCTTTCCCCGCTTTGTTCGGCGAACCGAAGCCAATCACCGTGCGGCAGATAATCAGTGACGGTTTATCTTTCACGCTTTGCGCTTCTTCGATTGCTTTTTTCACTGCCTCAGGTGAATGCCCGTCGATATCGCCA
This genomic interval from Kosakonia sacchari SP1 contains the following:
- the nudK gene encoding GDP-mannose pyrophosphatase NudK; amino-acid sequence: MSLKIEVIKDKVLSENYFVLRNITYDLTRQDGEVVRHKREVYDRGNGATILLYNREKQSVLLIRQFRIATWVNGNVDGRLIEACAGLLDNDEPEVCIRKEAIEETGYEVGEVRKVFELYMSPGGVTEIVHFFIAEYNDAQRANNGGGVEDEDIEVLELPFRQALAMVANGEIRDGKAVILLQYLQTSGLMD
- a CDS encoding DUF1176 domain-containing protein is translated as MRYRSILTLLFGLLAAPLLCAAPAQQTFSDWQVTCNNQNFCVARNIGEHQGLVMTLERSAGARADATLRIDYGGIEAPITKEPPIAGRLLFDGQPLALASDRWQTAPWHLVTDNTDAITSFLKNIQEGQSLTLQGSKGEISLVGLKAALLFIDALQKRVGSETAWIKKGDSPSLSVPPAPALKKVTTANVAPTPLTHQELNDLLDYGTWRMNSSQCSLDPMRRQVRVSALTDDKALLVIDCEAGAYNMVERAWLVSREKPFAARLVRLLLPFTPDNGNDEMELMNAAFDEKTRELTTLSKGRSLADCGVASRWRFDGQRFRLVRYAQEPSCDSWHGPDAWPTLWVTR
- the tkt gene encoding transketolase encodes the protein MSRRELANAIRALSMDAVQKANSGHPGAPMGMADIAEVLWNDFLRHNPADPTWYDRDRFILSNGHASMLLYSLLHLSGYDLPLEELKNFRQLHSKTPGHPEIGYTPGVETTTGPLGQGLANAVGLAIAERTLAAQFNRPGHDIVDHYTYVFMGDGCLMEGISHEVCSLAGTLGLGKLIGFYDHNGISIDGETEGWFTDDTAKRFEAYNWHVIGDIDGHSPEAVKKAIEEAQSVKDKPSLIICRTVIGFGSPNKAGKEESHGAALGEEEVALTRQKLGWKYPAFEIPKEIYQAWDARERGAKKQQEWNEKFSAWAREYPDLAAEFTRRMSGELPESWEKTTTGWINKLQANPAKIATRKASQNTLNSYGPILPELLGGSADLAPSNLTIWSGSTSLKEDLAGNYIHYGVREFGMTAIANGIAHHGGFVPYTATFLMFVEYARNAARMAALMKARQIMVYTHDSIGLGEDGPTHQAVEQLASLRLTPNFSTWRPCDQVEAAVGWKLAIERHHGPTALILSRQNLTQIERTPEQVQAISRGGYILKDCEGTPDLILIATGSEMEITVNAAEQLTQEGHKVRVVSLPSTDIFDAQDEAWRESVLPSDVSARVAVEAGIADYWYKYVGLKGAIVGMTSYGESAPAEKLFPYFGFTVENVVAKAKAVLKK